Part of the Stackebrandtia endophytica genome is shown below.
GCACCTTGCTGGTGGCCTTGTCGCCGTTGGTGGTGGTCGCGACGGTCGCCGTGGTCGCGATCGTGGCCGCCGTGGGGTTCCGGCTGTCCAACCGAGCGTTGAGCCGGGAGCCCGACCGAGTGGAGCAACCCTCATGACCCAGACACCCCTGGCGGTCATCGCAACGGCGATTCGGTTGCCCGGTGCGGATTCCGTCGACAAGTACTGGCGCGATTCCTTCGACGGCAAGGTGCACATCAGACGGTTCACACCGGACGAACTGATCGGTGCCGGAGTGGCGGAGGAGGACGCACGACATCCGGATTTCGTGGGTGCGAGCGCGTTGCTGGACGACGTGTCCGGGTTCGACGCGTCGGCGTTCGGGATGAGTCCGCGGGAGGCGACCATCACCGACCCGCAGCACCGGCTGTTCCTGGAGGTGTGTGACCAGGCGCTTGAATCGGCCGGTTACAGCGGTGCCACCAGCCGAATCGGGTTGATGGGCAACACCGGGTTTCACCTGCATCCGTTGGAGGGCTACCTGCGGCGCAACCTCGACGGTCGGGTCTTCGACGCCGATTTCGCACGCAATCACGTGACCGGTCTCCAGGTCGTATTCGCCAACGCCACCGACTTCGTCGCGACGAAGGCCGCGTTCCGGCTCGGGTTGACCGGCCCGGTCATGACGGTTCAGACCGGTTGTTCATCCGGCCTGGTCGGCATACGGCTGGCGGGTCAGGCGCTGCGCGACGGCGACGCCGACCTCATGGTGGTCGCGTCGGCCGCCGTGCACGTGCCACAGGTTCTCGGTCACCGGTACGTCAAGGGATCGGTCTACTCGCGGTCCGGTTGCTGCCGGGTCTTCGACGCGGCCTCCGACGGCACCGTCACCGGCAACGGGGCCGCCGCAGTGGTCCTGAAGCCGCTAGATCGGGCGCTCGCCGACGGCGACACCGTCGAGGCGGTGGTCCTCGCGACCGCCGTCAACAACGACGGCGACTCCAAGACCGCTTACGCCGCACCGAGCGCCGTCGGTCAAGAGGCGGTGGTCGCACAGGCGCTGGACGCCGCCGATATCGACTGTGGACAGATCGGTTACGTGGAGACGCACGGTACCGGCACTTTCAAGGGCGATCCGATCGAGTTCGACGCGCTGGACCGGGTGTATCGAGGCCGCACGGACCGAACCGGATACTGCGCCCTCGGCTCGGCCAAGGCCAACATCGGCCACCTCGATTCCGGTGCCGCGTTGCCGGGTCTCATCCGGGCCATCGGAGTGCTCAAACACGGTGTCATCCCGCCGTTGGCCGGGCACACCGCGCCCAACCCACGGTTGAACCTGGTCGACAGTCCGTTCTACCTGCCCGATCGGGCCCGACCGTGGCCCGAGGAACAGCCGCGACTGGCCGCCGTCACCGGACTGGGCGTCGGCGGCACCAACGCCCATCTCATCCTCACGTTGCCCGAGGAAGTGACGCCGGTGCGGCCGCGTCGCCGTACCCCGCCCACCTTCCTTCCGTTGTCGGCCGCCACCCCCGAAACCCTGGTGGCATTGGCGACCGACTGGCTCGAATACCTCACCGAGGCCCCGACGCAGGTCGCCGCCGATGTCGCCGCCGATGTCGCCGCGACCGCCGGAGCCGGACGCCGACACCATCGGCACCGGCTCGCGCTCATCGGTTCGACGATCGGTGAGTGGCGAGACGGGCTGGCCGACTTCATCGCCGGTGAGGAGTCCGATCGCTACCGCCATGGCACGGCCGGACGCGACGAGGCCGGCGAACCGGTGGCACCGAACGCCGAAGCCTACTGCCGTGGACTTCCCATCCGTTGGGCTGCAAGCCATCCCCGGCTGCGCCTGCCCACCTACCCGTATCAACGCACTCGGCACTGGATCGGACCGATTCCGCCGCAGGAAGAACCGTCACCGCCACCGACAGGAGAGGAACCCATGTCTTTCGATCAGGTCCTGACCCATGTTCGCGCCACCGCCGCCAAACAGTTGGGACACCCCCTCGAACAGATCACCCCCGACAGTTCCTTTCTGGAGCTGGGAGCCGATTCGCTGATCATGGTCGACCTGTCACGCGGGCTTGAGGAGACCTACGGCGTCAAGGTGACGATGCGGGAGCTGTTCGAGGACGGCGGTACTCCGGCGGCACTGGCGAAGCTGGTGACCGACCGGATGCCGATGGCGCCACCGGCGCAGCCCGAACCGCCCGCGCAGCCCCAACCCGCTGCTCAGCCCGAACCGGTCGCCGCGGCGTCGACCGCGCCATCCGCACCCGAGGCGCCGACGCCGGTGCCCGCACCGGTCTCGACGCCCGTACCGGCCCCGCTCCCGGCCCCGGTCCCGGTTCCGGCGCCCCCGCCGGCGGCCGTCGCGCCGCCACCGATGGCCGCCGCACCGCCACCGGTGCCGTGGATCCCGCCGACTCCATACGGGACGGACCCCGCCCACTCGGCGCGCACCATCGAGGCACTCACCACTCAGGTGCAGCAACTGCTGTCCATCAACCAACAGCTGACCTACCAGCTGTCGCAGTTGACGGCGATGCTGCGAGCCGACCGTTCCGTTGGTGGTCAGGGATGACCCGGTCGACGCCACCTCCGCAGTTCGGTCTCTACTTCTTCGGGGACTACCCGCAACAGCGCACCGCCGCCGACGCCTACGAGACACTGCTGTCCGCCGCCCGCTACGCCGACGAATCCGGCTTCTCGTCGGTGTGGCTGCCTGAACGCCACTTCCACTCCTTCGGTGGCGTCTTCCCGAATCCATCCGTGCTCGCGGCCGCGGTGGCCGCCCAGACCAGCCGGGTCCGCATCAACTCCGGCAGCGTCGTCCTACCGCTGCACGACCCGATCCGCGTCGCCGAGGAATGGTCCGTCGTCGACAACCTCTCCCACGGCCGTGTCGGCATCGGGGTGGCCTCCGGTTGGAACTCCACCGACTTCGTCTTCTTCCCCGACCGGTTCGGCGGTCACCGTGAACTGATGTACACACAGGTGGAACAGGTCCGTCGACTGTGGCGTGGTCAGAGCCTGACCCGAACCGCCGGCACCGGGGCCGACGTCGAGGTGTCGCTGTTCCCACGACCGTTGCAGCCCAACGTTCCCATGTACACCGCCGTGGTGGGACGACGCGAGTCATTCGCGCAGGCCGCGCGTGCCGACCTTGGGATCGTCACCAATCTGATGACCCAGGACATCGACGCCCTGGCCGACAACATCGCCTACTACCGAAGGGTCCGCGCCGAATCCGGGTTGGATCCGGCGAGCGGAACCGTATCGGTACTGGTCCATACCTATCTGCACGCCGACGCCGACACCGCCAGGCGGCAGGCGTACGAACCGCTGACCGGCTACATGCGATCGTCGCTGTCGCTGTTCGGTCAGGTCACCAACAGCCTCGGATTCAACGTCGACCTCGGCAAGGCCAGCGAGGAGGATCTGGCATACCTGTTCGGCCGCGCCTACGATCGCTACTGCGACTCCAGGGCGTTGATCGGGTCACCGGAAAGCTGCGCGGCCATCGTCTCGGCGCTGGCCGAGGCCGGGGTCGACGAGATCGCGTCACTGGTCGACTTCGGGATGCCCTCCGACCAACTACTGGCGGGACTGCCGCAGCTCAACCGTCTCCGCCGACGCACCGCCGCCGTCGAGGTGCACGCGCCGATGTCGTCCGGCCAGCAACGCATGTGGTTCCTGGATCGGTTGGCGCCGGGGAACACCTCGCAGAACGAACCCAAGGCGATCCGGCTGGACGGTCCGGTCGACCACGAGGCATTCCAACGGGCGGTCACCGCCCTGGTCGAACGCCATCCCGCGCTGCGCACCGTGTACCGCGTCGTGGACGGCGAACCGTGTCAGGTCGTGCTGCCCGCCGAACCGGTCGCCGTCGAGGTGACCGACCACACCGGACAGAATGAGTCCGAAGTGGTCACCGATGCGATCGCCGCCGAGAGTCGTCGGGTGTTCTCGTTGCGCGACGGCCCGCTGTTCGTGTGCCGACTGCTGCGATTGGCCGAGGACCACCACATTCTGGTGCTCTCGTTCCACCACATCGCCATAGACGCCGCCTCGGCGACCGTCGTTACCCGAGACCTGTCCCTGTTGTACCGCCGCGAACTGCGGGCGGCAGGGAGACCGGTCGACGGTCCGGCCGGATACCTGCCGTTGCTGCCGCGCGCCGTCGCGGTCGGCCCGACCGGCACCGACGACGTCGAGACGGGCCTGGCTCACTGGCGAGACCGACTTTCCGGTGAGCTGCCGGTACTTCGACTGCCCGCCGACCGGCCACGCCCGCAGCAGCAAACTTTCAACGGTCGCGCACTGTTCCTTGAGCTGGACGGCGACCTCACCGCAGGGCTTCGCCGACTTGCCAAGTCTCACAACGCGACCCTGTTCATGGTGCTGCTGACCGGGCTGGCCGCCACCCTGCGTGCCGTCACCGGGCAGGACGACCTGATCGTCGGGGTACCGGTGTCGGACCGGACCCGCGCGCAACGCGACGCCGTCGGGTTCCTGATCAACACCATCGCGCTGCGCTTCGACACCACCGGTGACCCCGATGTCGCCGAGCTGCTGCGCCGGGTGCGAGGGGAAGCCCTCGACGGCTACGAACACGCCACGGTGCCGTTCGAGACCGTGGTCGCCGAACTCTCGCCCAGCCGCGACATGTCCCGGACCCCCGTCTTCCAGGTGATGGCCGAGTTCAAGACCGGCGACGCCTTCGACCTGGACCTCTCAGGCATCACCGCGACCCCGTTGGACGCCGGGCGCGATGTCGCCGTCACCGACCTCAGCCTGCACCTGACACACCGCGACGGCATCGTGGTCTGCCACTTCGAGTACAACACCGACCTGTTCGACGACGCCACGATCACCCGGGTCGGCGACTACTTCCGCGAGATCCTGACCAGAGCCGTGGACCGGCCGAGCCATCGACTGTCCACACTGATCGAACTGACCGTTGCGGACCGACAGTATTTGGCGGACCGGCAAACCGGCCCGCGGACCTCCATTCCGGACACGACTGTGGTCGGCCTCATCAACGAACGGGCACACGCCGCCGCCGACACCGTCGCCATCGCCGACGAGGAAGGCGAACTCACCTACCGAGAACTCGACGACGCCGCCACCACCTTGGCCCGGCACCTCCACGACCATGGAGCCGCCGCCGGTGACGTCGTGGCCACCTGGTTGCCCAGAACCGCCGACATCGCCGTCGCGCAACTGGGCATCATGCGTGCCCGGGCCGCCTACCTGCCGCTCGACCCCGCCCTGGGTGGAGCGAGAGTGGACACGATCCTCGCCGACAGTCGCGCGACGGCCGTCGTCACCACCACCGAGTCGGCCCGCGACCTGCCTGCGCTGCCGGACGGCGTCACCGTGATCACCCTCGATCACCTGCCCGACACCGATACCGGCCTTCCAGAACCACCGCGACCCGACGACGCCGCCTACGTCATCTACACCTCGGGGTCGACCGGACGCCCCAAGGGCGTCGTCGTCACCCATCGAAACCTGATGCGGCTGTGCTCCTGGTTCGAACGACGATTCGAGTTCGGAACCGACGGGCACGCGGCGGCGGTATGCGGGCAGAGCTTCGACGCGGCCGTCATCGAGCTGTGGCCGACCCTGGCCGGCGGCGGTCGCGTGACGATCGCACCCGAATCGGTGCGTCGCGACCCCACCGAACTCGTCGACTGGTTGAACCGCACCGGATGCCTATTCACGTTGCTGCCCACCGTTCTGGGCGAGGCGGTGCTCGCATTGCCGACCGATCGTCAACCCGACCTCGCGGTCATGATGATCGGGGGAGAGGCACTGCGCACCCGGCCACGTCCCGGGCTGCCCTATGAGCTGATCAACGCCTACGGACCCACCGAGGCCACCGTCCTGGTCACCACCCACCCGGTCACCGCGGACGGGCCGGCCGTCATCCCGATCGGCACCCCCATCGACGGAACGGTCCTCCACGTCCTGGACCGCGACGGCCGACCGAGCCCGGTCGGGGTACCGGGCGAGCTGTACATCGGCGGCGACTCCGTCGCCGACGGGTACCTGCACGCACCCGAGGCGACCACGCAGCGGTTCGTGCCCGACCCGTCGAGCCGACGGCGGTGGTACCGCACCGGTGACCTGGTGCGGTGGAACAACATGGGACAGCTGGAGTACGTCGGCCGCACCGACGATCAGGTCAAGATCCGAGGATTCCGGGTCGAGCCCGGCGAGGCAGCCGCAGCCCTACGTGACCATCCACAGGTGAGCGACGCCATCGTCCTCACCGGACACCGCGACACGGAGGCGACCCTGGTGGCCTACGTGGTCCCGACACCGGGAGTAGACGACGGACTGGTCAGGAGGCTCCACACCGACGTGTCGGGTCGACTGCCCGACTACCTCGTCCCCACCGAGTGGGCACTGATCCATCGACTACCGGTCAACGCCAACGGAAAACTCGATCGCACCGCCCTACCGAAACCTCGGCGAACCTCCGCATTCGACGACGTGCCGTCGGGTTCGGATCGCATCGGGACACCAGACCGGCTGAAGGCACCGGACCATTTGAAAGCACTGGACCGTCTCAAAGCACTGTGGTCGCAAGTGCTCGGTGTCGACGTCGACGAGGAGTCGTCGTTCTTCGAAGCCGGCGGTCACTCGATCACCGCCATCCGACTGCTGGCGGGCGTCCGAGAGGAGCTCGGCGTCGAGGTCCCCATCGCCGAGTTCTACCGGGACCCGACGCTTCAGGCACTGCGCCGCCGAGTGACGCCGACCGTCGAGGCGCCCCGCAACGGACCGGTCTCGTATCAACAGACCGGCATGGTCGACGGTCACACCCGAGCCAACACCGCATGGAACATCGTGGTGCACCTGGACATGACGGGCCCCCTCGACATCGACGCGCTCGACAAGGCCACGAGCGCGGTCATCGCCCGCCACGAATCACTGCGATCCCGGTTCCTCCTCACCGACGGCGAGTGGCGCCAGGAGGTCATGCCCCCACCCGACGGTCGACTCGAACCGGTCGACCTCACCGAGGCGTCCCCGGACGAACTGGCCGAGGCGAGCCGCCACGTCGGTAAGGAGACCTTCGACATCGCCGAAGGACACCTGGTGCGGTTTCGGTTGCTGCACACCGGAAAGGACGCGTGGCGGCTGATCGTCGTGGTTCACCACGCGGTGTGTGACGGGTGGGCCGTCTCGGTGCTACTGGCCGATCTGGCCGCCGCCTACCGTCGAGCGGTCGAGGGCGCAGACGCCACCCTTCCGACGGCGACGCAGGCCATCGACTACGCCACCTGGCAGCGGGAACTCTGGACCGAGTCACACTTCGACGCGCGACTGGAGTACTGGCGTGCGGCGCTGCGCGACCGGGTTCTGACCACCGAGTTGCCCATCGAGACACCCGCGGAGGTCCCGTCATCGGCGTCGAACGTCCCCGCGGCGTTCGTTCGCATGACCGTCCCCGATGGACTCGTCACCGGGATCGACCGGCTCGCGGCACAGCTCGGCTGCACCCCGTTCGCGATATGGTCGGCGGCACTGGGAGTCATGCTGGCGAACCGAACCGGCGACCTGCGTCTCACCCTGGGCACGCCGTACGCCGCCCGAGAACGGCGGGAGCACGACAGCGTCATGGCGTGTTTGTCCATGGTGTCCCTGCTGCGCCTGGATGTCGACCCCACCATCGGATTCGGACGGTTGGCGTCCAACGTGCTGACCGGCTATGCCGAGACCGTCGACAACTTCGCGCCGCTGCGGCGCATTCTCAACGCCGTCCGCGTCGACCGGGACGACACCCCGAAGGTCATGCCGATCGGTCTGGTGTACCAGAGCTCCATGAATCTGGCGCAGCGACTGTCCGGACTGGACGTCGTGGTCGAGGAACAGCCCTCCGATTCGCCGCGCGGGCGGACGTCGTTCTTCGTCGAACCCGCCGCCGGTCACTGCCGGTTCGGTGTCATCGCCAACGGCGCGGTTCACCATCCGTCGACCCTGCGCGCGTGGCTGTCCGACTGGATCGACGTGTTGACCAGGGGGGTCGAGGATCCCGACATCCCGGTGGCGAAGCTTCTGGGCGACAGGGTGTGAGCCGACGGGGCGCGCCACCGACCGGTGGCGCGCCCCGGCTCAGGCGCGGGTGATCGCCTGGCGCAGCCAGCCCTCGCCTTTGCAGTACCAGCAGTCGGTGGCCTCGGTGTCGGCGGTGACCCGCCCGCTGCGGCTGAGGTGGGCCCGGGCGATCACCAGTTGACCCTGCCCCTGGCAGGTGAGACACAGCGTCTTCAATTCACGCGGGGACATGCCGGTAGCGTAATCGTGTCGATGCGCCGATGGGGCGCCCCCGGTGCGGTTGTGTTGCGGCGGACCGATTGTCATGCCAAGGCGTCGGGGTCGGCCAGGTGTAGGACGGCGTCCGCGGATCCGATGAGCGACTGATGCAGCGGCGAGTATCCCTGCTGCGGCTCCTGATCGGTGCGGCGCCTGGCAGGCGGGATGGTGGTGGGGTCGATCAGCCCCCAGCCGGTGACCCGACGTTGTAGAACTCCCTCATAGGTGTCGGAATCCGGATCGGCGAGCCCGAGGGAATCGCTGCGTCCCAGACTGCCGATCACGACCGCGTAGCGCCTTCCCAACAACGCATCCACGATGGCGCCGGCGCAGTGGTAGTCCAACTCCATTCCCGCCACGTGCATGCCGGCGAGATCGCGCTGCACATGTCCGTTGTGGGCACCGACCAGCGTCCCCCCGCGTCCCTCCTCAATGGTGCGAATGTCCAGCAGGTTCTGGGCCATGAGCGCGTCCCGGGTCGCCAGCAGTACGGAGATCCTCGCACCCTCGTCGATGCGTTGCGCCGCTTTGCGGTGGTACCGCAGCAATCCCAGGGCGGTGGTGAGGTGAATCCGAGCGCGATACCAGTCGGCACGCGACGACGCCGCAATCAGTTCGGGCGCCCGCGCGTGAAGCGTCGTGAGCAGGTCGTCGGCCAGAACTCGCAGTTGAGCGGCCTCCGAGGTGTCGCCGATCGACGCGGTGGCGTCCAAGATCGCCTCGCTACGACTCCAACGGTCATCCGGCCCGAGCAGGCCCGTCAGATCGAGGTCGAGACCCAGGTACCCGAGGGCGTACTCCAGATGGTGTCGAGGGCTCGGTGCGCTGGTGTTCTCAGCCGGTAGGTCGAACCCGTGAAAGGTCACCCGGTCGTCGGGATGTTCGCGGTTGTAATCGCGCATCCAGACGACCAGCTCCCGGTTGGCGGCGATGGCGCTGAAACCGTGCGAGAAGCCGTCGCGCATAACGGTATCGAGATTCTCATGTCCACCTTGGATGAAGTCGTCGACCATGAGGGCCGCGACCCGATCGGTTTCCAGGGCGATGGAGCGAAACCCCTCGTCCACCAGATCGGCGAACAGATCGTTGCGCAGACGCCCGAAGGCGGGTTCCTGATGGGTCGGCTCTCCGACGGCCAACAGGTCGACGGATGCGGTGATGACGGTTCGAATGTCCTGATTCATGGGATTCAACGGTATCGTTGAACTTTCGGGTGAGGGTTGGGAGGAATCTCCGCGGTACATTGCTTGAAAGTCTCAAATCAAGGTCATCCGAGACGGTGTCGAGCGGCGAGGTCCGCGGCGCGGTCGGAACTTGCACAGTGGAGGATCGTCGCCCGCGATGGCGCGGATGGTGGAGAGCAGGTCCTCCGGAGTTCGCAATTCATCTCAAAACGGATTTACGCATCATAGGATTCGATGGTTCGGGCATTCGGTGGACAACCTGACCATTGGGGTGACAGATGAGGAACCGTCTTCGTTTCGTGTCGTCGATACTCGCGATAGCGTCGTTGCTGCTCATCGGAGGTGCTACGAGCGCCGCCGCCTCCTCCGGGGCCGCGGCCGTGGAACCGGCGACCGTCACCGAACCACAGGTATGCGACGGTGCCGGGTGTTTCAGCCTGGTGATCGGGCAGGTCGAGGGTCAACAGCAGTATTACGCGATCGGCGCGTATCTCGGTCGAGACGCCGGAACCATCACCGTGAAACTCGAATACCAGAACATGGTGATCAGCCGCACGATCAGCTGTGTCGCCGACGGTCGCTGTGCCGCCATGACACCGCTGGTCACCAAGCCGACTGACGGGGCTCACCAGCTGTGCGCCACCGTCGAGTTCGCCGACTCCACCGGCGCCAACCGGCTCGGTCCCTACCAGGCGTGCCGAGCGATCTGATTTCGTCATCGCCCACCACCACGGGCTTTAGATCGGGTCAAGTCTCGCTAAAGGAATGAACCGGTCCATTCCCCTAATGTGCGGTCGGCGACTCGCCGCCACCACTGCAAATAGTGGACGGTGAGCCGCCGGTATGCAAACGCACAACTGGATGGAGGATCGGTGACAGACAACAGAGATGGCACCTCGGGCACCTGGCTGCGTGCCCTGATGGTGGCGATCATCGGGATCGCGTTCGTGGCGACCATGGCCACACCGGCGGCGGCTGAAACGGTGGATACCGATGGATCGTCGATCGGCATCGCGTCGTTGGCCGGTGACTGCACCGCGACGGCATTGACCGATCGGCGTGACCGTTCCACCGACACCTTCGGGAGTGGACGGATCAGCTGCAAGCACGACAACTACTTCCAGATCATCATCGAGGCCAAACTCTACAAAGGCAGCACCCTGATGAAGGTTCACCGGGCGACCTGCAGCGGGCCGCCAGTGAAGGCCTGCGCCGTCAGTACCCCCATGGTCTCCGGCTCGTCGGGCACCTGGAAGACAGTGGTCACCGCATGGGCCGACATCGGCAAGGACTTCAAGTACACGGCTACCCACTCGAAGACCTGGTAATCCCGGCACCGGCCACCCCGAGGGTGTTCTCGTGGAACACCGAACTGAGAAGAAGGAACGATGAACAAACGCCTGTCCGTCGTCGCCGCCGTCACCATGCTGATCGTCATGGTCTTCGGCGGAGCCCCGGCAGCCGCCGCAAGCGGCCCCGAAATCACCCCCTACGCATGTACCAAACCCATGGAACCCGGCTGCTTCACCATCACTGTGGATAAAGTGGACGGTAAGAGTCAGTACTACGCTCTCGGCACCTACAAGGGTGGTTCCGCCGGAAGCATCGTCGTCGGCCTCGAATACAAGGGCAGTACCAAATACGGCACCAAGGAGTGCAGGCTCAACCAAACCTGTTCGGCTAGCACCGGCAGCGTCAGCAAGTCCGGATCCGGTTCGCAGTCCATCTGCGCATCGATCACGTTCAACAGCTGGACCGGTACCAGTGGCGGCCCCTACTGGAAATGCCGCGTGATCTGATCGAATGGAGGGCGGCGGAATCTCACATCGAGGCTCCGTCGCCCGGCCGTGTCGATGTCGGGTGGGTCGACCACCGCACGGACCCCGGGATGCGGCGGGTTCGCAGTATTGCCTACTCCGCCGACAGGGTAGGCAATGTCGACGCTTCTTCCCCTCCGAGGTTGTCTGTGAACCTCGTTCATCGCAGCGGAACAGCGGGTTTGACGACGGGCCTTTAAGCTGCCTCGATGGTGCTCTTCATCTGGCTGGCCGCTGTCGTGATCGTCGGTGCTCTGGCGTTCGGACTGATCAAGCTGCTGACGGCGGGCCGTGGCGGGCACACGGTCCCGGCTCCACCCGGTGGGCCACAACCGAGTGAGATCTGGTGGGCGGAGGTCCCGTTCGCCGACGGGTCGGGGGCGAAACATCGGCCGTGCCTGGTGTTGTGGTTCGACGGAACGGGGCGCTACACGGTGCTGGCGATCACGAGTCAGGACCAGA
Proteins encoded:
- a CDS encoding beta-ketoacyl synthase N-terminal-like domain-containing protein codes for the protein MTQTPLAVIATAIRLPGADSVDKYWRDSFDGKVHIRRFTPDELIGAGVAEEDARHPDFVGASALLDDVSGFDASAFGMSPREATITDPQHRLFLEVCDQALESAGYSGATSRIGLMGNTGFHLHPLEGYLRRNLDGRVFDADFARNHVTGLQVVFANATDFVATKAAFRLGLTGPVMTVQTGCSSGLVGIRLAGQALRDGDADLMVVASAAVHVPQVLGHRYVKGSVYSRSGCCRVFDAASDGTVTGNGAAAVVLKPLDRALADGDTVEAVVLATAVNNDGDSKTAYAAPSAVGQEAVVAQALDAADIDCGQIGYVETHGTGTFKGDPIEFDALDRVYRGRTDRTGYCALGSAKANIGHLDSGAALPGLIRAIGVLKHGVIPPLAGHTAPNPRLNLVDSPFYLPDRARPWPEEQPRLAAVTGLGVGGTNAHLILTLPEEVTPVRPRRRTPPTFLPLSAATPETLVALATDWLEYLTEAPTQVAADVAADVAATAGAGRRHHRHRLALIGSTIGEWRDGLADFIAGEESDRYRHGTAGRDEAGEPVAPNAEAYCRGLPIRWAASHPRLRLPTYPYQRTRHWIGPIPPQEEPSPPPTGEEPMSFDQVLTHVRATAAKQLGHPLEQITPDSSFLELGADSLIMVDLSRGLEETYGVKVTMRELFEDGGTPAALAKLVTDRMPMAPPAQPEPPAQPQPAAQPEPVAAASTAPSAPEAPTPVPAPVSTPVPAPLPAPVPVPAPPPAAVAPPPMAAAPPPVPWIPPTPYGTDPAHSARTIEALTTQVQQLLSINQQLTYQLSQLTAMLRADRSVGGQG
- a CDS encoding non-ribosomal peptide synthetase; amino-acid sequence: MTRSTPPPQFGLYFFGDYPQQRTAADAYETLLSAARYADESGFSSVWLPERHFHSFGGVFPNPSVLAAAVAAQTSRVRINSGSVVLPLHDPIRVAEEWSVVDNLSHGRVGIGVASGWNSTDFVFFPDRFGGHRELMYTQVEQVRRLWRGQSLTRTAGTGADVEVSLFPRPLQPNVPMYTAVVGRRESFAQAARADLGIVTNLMTQDIDALADNIAYYRRVRAESGLDPASGTVSVLVHTYLHADADTARRQAYEPLTGYMRSSLSLFGQVTNSLGFNVDLGKASEEDLAYLFGRAYDRYCDSRALIGSPESCAAIVSALAEAGVDEIASLVDFGMPSDQLLAGLPQLNRLRRRTAAVEVHAPMSSGQQRMWFLDRLAPGNTSQNEPKAIRLDGPVDHEAFQRAVTALVERHPALRTVYRVVDGEPCQVVLPAEPVAVEVTDHTGQNESEVVTDAIAAESRRVFSLRDGPLFVCRLLRLAEDHHILVLSFHHIAIDAASATVVTRDLSLLYRRELRAAGRPVDGPAGYLPLLPRAVAVGPTGTDDVETGLAHWRDRLSGELPVLRLPADRPRPQQQTFNGRALFLELDGDLTAGLRRLAKSHNATLFMVLLTGLAATLRAVTGQDDLIVGVPVSDRTRAQRDAVGFLINTIALRFDTTGDPDVAELLRRVRGEALDGYEHATVPFETVVAELSPSRDMSRTPVFQVMAEFKTGDAFDLDLSGITATPLDAGRDVAVTDLSLHLTHRDGIVVCHFEYNTDLFDDATITRVGDYFREILTRAVDRPSHRLSTLIELTVADRQYLADRQTGPRTSIPDTTVVGLINERAHAAADTVAIADEEGELTYRELDDAATTLARHLHDHGAAAGDVVATWLPRTADIAVAQLGIMRARAAYLPLDPALGGARVDTILADSRATAVVTTTESARDLPALPDGVTVITLDHLPDTDTGLPEPPRPDDAAYVIYTSGSTGRPKGVVVTHRNLMRLCSWFERRFEFGTDGHAAAVCGQSFDAAVIELWPTLAGGGRVTIAPESVRRDPTELVDWLNRTGCLFTLLPTVLGEAVLALPTDRQPDLAVMMIGGEALRTRPRPGLPYELINAYGPTEATVLVTTHPVTADGPAVIPIGTPIDGTVLHVLDRDGRPSPVGVPGELYIGGDSVADGYLHAPEATTQRFVPDPSSRRRWYRTGDLVRWNNMGQLEYVGRTDDQVKIRGFRVEPGEAAAALRDHPQVSDAIVLTGHRDTEATLVAYVVPTPGVDDGLVRRLHTDVSGRLPDYLVPTEWALIHRLPVNANGKLDRTALPKPRRTSAFDDVPSGSDRIGTPDRLKAPDHLKALDRLKALWSQVLGVDVDEESSFFEAGGHSITAIRLLAGVREELGVEVPIAEFYRDPTLQALRRRVTPTVEAPRNGPVSYQQTGMVDGHTRANTAWNIVVHLDMTGPLDIDALDKATSAVIARHESLRSRFLLTDGEWRQEVMPPPDGRLEPVDLTEASPDELAEASRHVGKETFDIAEGHLVRFRLLHTGKDAWRLIVVVHHAVCDGWAVSVLLADLAAAYRRAVEGADATLPTATQAIDYATWQRELWTESHFDARLEYWRAALRDRVLTTELPIETPAEVPSSASNVPAAFVRMTVPDGLVTGIDRLAAQLGCTPFAIWSAALGVMLANRTGDLRLTLGTPYAARERREHDSVMACLSMVSLLRLDVDPTIGFGRLASNVLTGYAETVDNFAPLRRILNAVRVDRDDTPKVMPIGLVYQSSMNLAQRLSGLDVVVEEQPSDSPRGRTSFFVEPAAGHCRFGVIANGAVHHPSTLRAWLSDWIDVLTRGVEDPDIPVAKLLGDRV
- a CDS encoding erythromycin esterase family protein; amino-acid sequence: MNQDIRTVITASVDLLAVGEPTHQEPAFGRLRNDLFADLVDEGFRSIALETDRVAALMVDDFIQGGHENLDTVMRDGFSHGFSAIAANRELVVWMRDYNREHPDDRVTFHGFDLPAENTSAPSPRHHLEYALGYLGLDLDLTGLLGPDDRWSRSEAILDATASIGDTSEAAQLRVLADDLLTTLHARAPELIAASSRADWYRARIHLTTALGLLRYHRKAAQRIDEGARISVLLATRDALMAQNLLDIRTIEEGRGGTLVGAHNGHVQRDLAGMHVAGMELDYHCAGAIVDALLGRRYAVVIGSLGRSDSLGLADPDSDTYEGVLQRRVTGWGLIDPTTIPPARRRTDQEPQQGYSPLHQSLIGSADAVLHLADPDALA
- a CDS encoding type II toxin-antitoxin system PemK/MazF family toxin, producing MVLFIWLAAVVIVGALAFGLIKLLTAGRGGHTVPAPPGGPQPSEIWWAEVPFADGSGAKHRPCLVLWFDGTGRYTVLAITSQDQSGRSDAVAIPTRHWDRKAKRDSFLKLQPRLRIHRGGFDRVAGRVDAGTWQLVRRRHRF